Proteins encoded within one genomic window of Choristoneura fumiferana chromosome 28, NRCan_CFum_1, whole genome shotgun sequence:
- the LOC141443775 gene encoding uncharacterized protein, protein MGGIEVGFAEEVKLLGVTIDNKLTFNSHITNVCRKAAGIYKQLTKAAKVSWGLHPEVVKTIYVATIEPVILYAASVWAPAAEKLTTRKKFEVIQRGIAQKQCGAYRTVSLNAALLLAGMLPLDLRVREAALLYEAKRGANLPQLGDREIERRGSALETPHPAEQTSIEFGILADQDALNKNEQYTTRIYTDGSKIGGRVGAALSIWQGDAETRAVKLALSDYCSVYQAELLALQEATSVALNSAGSSFGVYSDSRAALQTISNHRCLHPLAIATRENLTSISLQGKELSLFWIKAHAGLDGNERADQLAKEAAVASKRRPNYDLCPVSHIKRILRKDSLDVWNRRYVEGTTASTTKLFFPNVVEAYGVVRKMVPRGIITQILTGMVDSPST, encoded by the coding sequence ATGGGAGGGATAGAGGTTGGTTTTGCGGAGGAAGTGAAACTCCTAGGTGTGACCATAGACAATAAGCTAACATTCAACAGCCATATAACCAATGTTTGCAGGAAAGCTGCGGGGATATACAAGCAACTGACAAAGGCGGCAAAAGTTAGCTGGGGACTTCATCCCGAAGTTGTCAAAACGATTTACGTGGCAACCATAGAGCCAGTGATACTGTATGCCGCGAGCGTATGGGCACCGGCTGCAGAGAAGCTGACGACGCGAAAGAAGTTTGAGGTCATACAGAGAGGCATAGCGCAAAAACAGTGCGGGGCCTACCGCACTGTCTCCCTCAACGCCGCGTTGCTGCTAGCGGGGATGCTCCCACTAGACCTCCGAGTCCGTGAGGCAGCTTTACTTTATGAAGCCAAGAGGGGAGCAAACCTGCCGCAGCTTGGCGACAGGGAGATTGAGCGGAGAGGGTCCGCGCTGGAGACACCACATCCAGCGGAGCAAACCAGCATCGAGTTTGGGATCCTGGCCGATCAGGATGCCCTAAACAAGAACGAGCAATACACAACTAGGATATACACCGACGGGAGCAAGATTGGTGGCAGGGTCGGCGCCGCATTATCTATTTGGCAAGGCGACGCCGAGACTAGGGCCGTCAAGCTTGCGCTCTCGGACTACTGTAGCGTGTATCAGGCCGAGCTCCTAGCCTTACAAGAGGCTACAAGTGTGGCTCTGAACAGTGCGGGGTCTTCTTTTGGGGTCTATAGCGACTCTAGGGCGGCTCTGCAAACCATTTCGAACCATCGTTGCCTCCACCCGCTCGCCATAGCCACAAGAGAGAACTTAACATCAATCTCCCTCCAAGGCAAGGAACTTTCCTTGTTTTGGATAAAGGCACACGCGGGATTGGATGGCAACGAGAGGGCCGACCAGCTAGCCAAAGAAGCCGCTGTAGCATCCAAAAGAAGACCAAACTATGATCTTTGTCCGGTATCACACATCAAGAGAATCCTTCGAAAGGATTCCCTTGATGTGTGGAACCGGAGGTATGTGGAAGGTACGACCGCGTCGACCACGAAGCTATTCTTCCCCAATGTGGTGGAAGCGTACGGAGTGGTCCGAAAGATGGTCCCGCGCGGCATTATTACCCAGATATTGACCGGCATGGTGGATTCTCCGAGTACTTAA